In Candidatus Desulforudis audaxviator MP104C, a genomic segment contains:
- the dnaB gene encoding replicative DNA helicase: protein MELKRIPPQNIDAEQAVLGALFLEPEAFYRVADIIRPGDFYQHGHRLIYEAVVGLQEEGQPVDLVTVTDRLRRDGVLEKVGGAAYVASLVEMVPAATNIEYYARIIEEKALLRTLISVAARISEMGYDEREAADRLVDQAEQMIMELGARRTPGTFVPLKDILARALERIEQTYLNKGRIAGVPTGFVDLDRLCSGLQPTDLIILAARPSMGKTALALNIAYEVAARQGLPVALFSLEMGKEQLVNRLLCAEARVDQHRLRTGNLRDEDWERLTEAAAQLQDVPLFIDDTGGASLRDIRARAKRLQAERGLALVIIDYVQLMQPNRRAENRQQEIAQISRGLKELAKELDVPVLALSQLSRAVEQRQEKRPQMSDLRESGSLEQDADVVLFIYREEYYRPETDRKAIAEIIVAKQRNGPVGTVELGFFKEFPRFFPLRKEPE from the coding sequence ATGGAACTTAAGCGGATCCCGCCCCAGAATATCGACGCCGAACAGGCCGTGCTTGGCGCTCTGTTTCTGGAACCGGAAGCCTTCTACCGGGTGGCGGACATCATCCGGCCCGGGGATTTCTATCAGCACGGTCACCGGTTGATTTACGAGGCGGTGGTCGGACTGCAGGAGGAAGGACAACCGGTTGATCTGGTTACGGTCACCGACCGGCTCCGCCGTGACGGAGTGCTGGAGAAGGTCGGGGGCGCGGCGTATGTGGCGTCCCTGGTTGAAATGGTGCCGGCGGCGACCAATATCGAGTACTACGCCCGGATCATCGAGGAGAAGGCGTTGCTTCGGACGTTGATTTCGGTGGCGGCACGGATCTCCGAGATGGGGTATGACGAGCGGGAGGCGGCCGACCGTCTGGTGGACCAGGCCGAGCAGATGATCATGGAATTGGGCGCGCGGCGCACGCCCGGAACCTTCGTGCCCCTGAAGGATATCCTGGCCCGGGCTCTGGAGCGGATCGAGCAGACCTACCTTAATAAAGGCCGGATTGCCGGCGTGCCCACCGGTTTTGTGGACCTGGACCGCCTCTGTTCGGGCCTGCAGCCTACCGACCTGATCATCCTGGCGGCGCGGCCCAGCATGGGCAAGACGGCGCTGGCTTTGAACATCGCCTACGAGGTGGCGGCCCGTCAGGGCCTGCCGGTGGCCTTGTTCAGTCTGGAGATGGGAAAGGAGCAGTTGGTCAACCGGCTGCTCTGCGCCGAGGCCCGGGTGGACCAGCACCGTCTGCGGACGGGAAACCTGCGCGACGAGGACTGGGAACGGTTGACCGAGGCTGCGGCCCAACTCCAGGACGTGCCGCTTTTCATCGATGACACCGGAGGCGCCTCCCTGCGGGACATCCGGGCCCGGGCCAAAAGGCTGCAGGCCGAAAGGGGCCTGGCCCTCGTGATCATCGACTACGTGCAGTTGATGCAGCCCAACCGGCGCGCGGAGAACCGCCAGCAGGAGATCGCGCAGATTTCCCGGGGCCTGAAAGAATTGGCCAAGGAACTGGATGTCCCGGTGCTGGCCCTCTCCCAGCTGTCCCGCGCCGTGGAGCAGAGGCAGGAAAAGAGACCGCAGATGTCCGACCTGCGAGAGAGTGGGAGCCTGGAGCAGGACGCCGATGTGGTGTTGTTTATCTACCGTGAGGAGTATTACCGGCCGGAGACCGATCGGAAAGCGATTGCCGAGATCATCGTGGCCAAGCAGCGTAACGGGCCGGTGGGTACGGTGGAATTGGGCTTTTTCAAGGAGTTTCCCCGCTTCTTCCCCCTGAGGAAGGAGCCCGAATGA
- a CDS encoding YkuS family protein, whose translation MQKKVAISEGLTGLDDFFHKRGYTVVPPDEADNSVALVISGATHDFTGVQERALKVPVVNAEGKTPEEIFSQVERISKIAGAEPRLI comes from the coding sequence TTGCAGAAAAAAGTGGCGATTTCCGAGGGTTTGACCGGTCTGGACGACTTCTTTCACAAGCGGGGTTACACGGTCGTGCCTCCGGACGAGGCGGATAATTCGGTGGCGCTTGTAATCTCGGGGGCTACGCACGATTTCACCGGGGTGCAGGAGCGGGCGCTCAAGGTGCCCGTGGTCAACGCCGAGGGCAAGACCCCGGAGGAGATTTTCAGCCAGGTCGAAAGGATTTCCAAGATAGCGGGCGCGGAACCCAGGCTTATATAG
- the rpsF gene encoding 30S ribosomal protein S6, with product MRQYEVMYILKPDLEDEESTQLIEKFSKIITDRDGEITELNRWGKRRLAYEIKDYREGHYVVMKCRAEHAAAQELDRVFRITDGLLRHMIIRED from the coding sequence GTGCGGCAGTACGAGGTAATGTACATCCTGAAACCCGACCTGGAAGATGAGGAGTCAACGCAGCTGATCGAGAAGTTCAGTAAGATCATCACCGACCGGGATGGGGAAATCACCGAACTGAACCGCTGGGGCAAGAGACGTCTGGCCTACGAGATCAAAGATTACCGCGAAGGCCATTACGTGGTGATGAAATGCCGGGCGGAGCACGCCGCGGCCCAGGAACTGGACCGGGTGTTCAGGATCACGGACGGATTGCTTCGCCACATGATCATTCGCGAGGATTAA
- a CDS encoding CvpA family protein — protein sequence MNWLDGGLVILLAFSAWRGFVRGFARSALGVVVFVLGLFVAYKYYRPAGEYLERQYDLGARLQEFVAGLVAGKEAPAAVPAEHPVAELPQSLHGIAGLVDQFLAGQLEGMGREVIASTVAPSALDAVTFVGLFFVTVWLGGVILSRVPHLPLLGPIDRAGGFCFGLARGFMCGLVVLVALKILSFPSALLGPGFLSDGLDGSQLAAAYFAFLHYIWAFFTPVPR from the coding sequence ATGAACTGGCTGGACGGCGGACTGGTTATTCTGCTTGCTTTCAGCGCCTGGCGCGGTTTTGTCCGGGGTTTCGCCCGAAGCGCGCTGGGGGTGGTGGTTTTCGTCCTGGGCCTGTTTGTGGCGTACAAGTACTACCGTCCCGCCGGTGAATACCTGGAGCGGCAGTACGACTTGGGAGCGAGGCTGCAGGAGTTCGTGGCCGGACTGGTGGCCGGGAAGGAAGCGCCGGCGGCGGTTCCCGCCGAGCACCCGGTCGCGGAACTTCCGCAGAGCCTTCACGGGATAGCCGGCCTAGTTGACCAGTTCCTGGCCGGGCAACTGGAAGGAATGGGCCGGGAAGTGATCGCCTCCACGGTGGCGCCGTCTGCGCTGGACGCCGTTACCTTTGTCGGCCTGTTTTTTGTTACGGTCTGGCTCGGGGGGGTCATCCTGTCCCGCGTGCCGCACCTGCCGCTTCTGGGTCCCATCGACCGGGCCGGGGGTTTCTGCTTCGGCTTGGCCCGCGGGTTTATGTGCGGGCTGGTGGTCCTGGTGGCGCTTAAAATCTTGAGTTTCCCCAGTGCCCTGCTCGGGCCGGGCTTTCTGTCCGACGGGCTGGACGGCTCCCAGTTGGCCGCGGCTTACTTCGCCTTTCTGCACTACATCTGGGCCTTCTTCACCCCTGTTCCCCGGTAA
- a CDS encoding DUF951 domain-containing protein: protein MIPKFEVGDVVEMKKRHPCGGWEWEVLRTGVDFRLRCRTCGRVILLPRPQFLKGVKRIVGAPGKGDGLLS, encoded by the coding sequence TTGATTCCCAAGTTCGAAGTGGGCGATGTGGTCGAGATGAAAAAGAGGCACCCCTGCGGGGGGTGGGAGTGGGAGGTGCTGCGCACCGGCGTGGACTTCCGCCTGCGTTGCCGTACTTGCGGCCGGGTGATTCTGCTCCCCCGCCCGCAGTTTCTCAAAGGGGTCAAGCGCATCGTCGGAGCCCCCGGAAAGGGTGATGGGCTGTTAAGTTAG
- the rpsR gene encoding 30S ribosomal protein S18 → MKRDRGRRKKKICSFCVDKIAVIDYKDTPRLKKYITERGKILPRRITGNCAHHQRMLTVSIKRSRHMALLPFSTD, encoded by the coding sequence ATGAAACGTGACCGGGGTCGGCGCAAGAAGAAGATCTGCAGCTTTTGCGTCGACAAGATCGCGGTTATCGATTACAAAGACACGCCCCGGCTGAAAAAATACATCACCGAGCGCGGCAAGATTCTGCCGCGGCGGATCACCGGCAACTGCGCGCATCACCAGCGGATGCTCACGGTATCAATCAAGCGGTCCCGGCACATGGCTTTGTTGCCCTTCAGCACCGACTGA
- a CDS encoding DUF4446 family protein has translation MPVFEILIGIVGLLALLNVILLLAYRRMTGRLRRLSHLLRLTDRGSLDELVNTFSLNIEEINRRLDGVAAWQRAADETLASCARTPVLLRYRAFEGVGGDLSYSCAILDGKGDGVILTALHSQNASFSYGKPVERGRSVYQFSTEEQEAVDRALKIPG, from the coding sequence TTGCCCGTTTTCGAAATCCTGATTGGAATCGTGGGGCTGCTGGCCCTACTTAACGTGATTTTGCTTCTAGCCTATCGCCGGATGACCGGGCGGTTGCGTCGTTTGTCCCACCTGCTGCGACTGACTGACCGGGGCAGCCTGGACGAACTGGTCAACACTTTCAGCCTCAACATTGAGGAGATAAACCGTAGGCTGGACGGCGTAGCGGCCTGGCAGAGAGCGGCCGATGAAACCCTGGCGAGCTGCGCGCGCACGCCCGTGCTGCTTCGGTACCGCGCTTTTGAAGGTGTGGGGGGCGATCTGAGCTACTCGTGCGCTATCCTGGACGGCAAGGGCGACGGCGTGATACTGACCGCCCTGCACTCACAGAACGCCTCGTTTTCCTACGGCAAACCAGTGGAACGCGGCCGGTCGGTTTACCAATTCAGCACCGAGGAACAGGAAGCGGTTGACCGGGCTCTGAAGATTCCGGGGTGA
- a CDS encoding DUF2232 domain-containing protein, whose protein sequence is MFKPGDLREGVLLSLACAVLSAAGILLPLLFPFCGLAITVLTAVVTYRHSAVYALVILGAAALLTAVLFGAFVTLIILAESGILGFLFGFCFKNGVAHRKTLAAGLALAVTLAAANLAVSFLALGENPYELAAALTAEKHSESLEQILPVVVMLLPGSFIAWAVIAAWAGFFLTAASLKRLNYLQGPEPELHRWRLPWQFIWVVTAGLALTLGGDQWSFEAAADIGRNLLFITAVTYMLGGLTLTVYLYRELTAPRWLKLLLLAGAVLNWPMTAVLLVCAGFLDAWVDCRTFFEQRRREF, encoded by the coding sequence TTGTTCAAGCCGGGGGACCTGCGCGAAGGGGTTCTCTTGAGCCTGGCCTGTGCCGTGCTGTCCGCGGCCGGCATTCTGCTCCCGTTGTTGTTTCCCTTTTGCGGCCTGGCGATCACGGTGCTGACGGCCGTGGTCACCTACCGTCACAGTGCTGTTTACGCCCTGGTGATCCTAGGTGCGGCCGCACTGCTGACGGCGGTCCTTTTCGGAGCCTTCGTCACGCTGATAATCCTGGCGGAGTCGGGGATCCTGGGATTTTTGTTCGGGTTTTGTTTCAAAAACGGCGTGGCCCACCGGAAGACCCTGGCCGCCGGTCTGGCACTGGCCGTAACCTTGGCCGCGGCGAACCTTGCCGTTTCCTTCCTGGCGCTGGGGGAAAACCCCTATGAACTGGCGGCGGCGTTGACGGCCGAAAAACATTCCGAATCCCTGGAGCAGATTCTCCCGGTGGTGGTGATGCTCCTGCCCGGGAGCTTCATCGCCTGGGCCGTCATCGCCGCTTGGGCCGGGTTTTTCCTGACCGCCGCCAGCCTGAAACGTCTGAACTACTTGCAGGGACCGGAACCGGAGCTGCACCGCTGGCGGCTTCCGTGGCAGTTCATCTGGGTGGTGACCGCTGGCCTGGCGTTGACCCTGGGCGGCGACCAGTGGTCATTTGAGGCGGCGGCCGATATCGGCCGGAATCTCCTGTTCATCACCGCCGTCACGTACATGCTGGGAGGCCTCACGCTGACCGTCTACCTGTACCGTGAGCTTACGGCGCCGCGGTGGTTGAAGCTCCTGCTTCTGGCAGGAGCGGTGCTGAACTGGCCGATGACCGCGGTACTCCTGGTTTGCGCCGGTTTTCTTGACGCCTGGGTGGATTGCCGGACCTTTTTCGAGCAAAGGAGGCGGGAATTTTGA
- a CDS encoding phosphoribosyltransferase — MFRDRVDAGRRLAARLAEEDLSGGLVLGIPRGGVVVAAAVAAELALPLDIIVPRKIGAPRNPELAVGAVTQDGTVIYNDRLLQRLMLRADDLEGQVQQEIKEIERRMTLYRGSRVPPELAGRTVILIDDGIATGYTVLAALRSLRRAGPRRIILAVPVAPPETLERLKPEVDRIVCLEAPDDFYAVGQFYLHFDQNSDQEVIDLLQAGRNA, encoded by the coding sequence ATGTTTCGTGACCGAGTGGACGCGGGTCGCCGACTGGCGGCCCGGCTGGCGGAGGAAGACCTGTCCGGCGGCTTGGTGCTCGGCATTCCCCGCGGCGGGGTGGTGGTGGCGGCGGCCGTGGCCGCGGAACTGGCCCTCCCGCTGGACATTATTGTGCCGCGCAAGATCGGTGCCCCGCGAAACCCCGAATTGGCCGTGGGCGCGGTGACCCAGGACGGCACCGTGATTTACAACGACCGGTTGCTCCAGAGGTTGATGTTGAGAGCGGATGATCTTGAAGGACAGGTCCAGCAAGAAATCAAGGAAATTGAACGGCGTATGACCCTCTACCGCGGGTCCAGGGTGCCTCCCGAGTTGGCCGGGCGGACCGTCATCCTGATCGACGACGGCATCGCCACCGGGTATACGGTGCTCGCCGCCCTGCGGTCCTTAAGGCGCGCCGGGCCGCGAAGGATCATCCTGGCCGTGCCCGTGGCTCCCCCGGAGACCCTGGAACGTCTGAAGCCGGAAGTCGATCGGATTGTATGCCTGGAGGCCCCGGACGATTTCTATGCCGTGGGCCAGTTCTACCTGCACTTCGACCAGAATTCGGACCAGGAGGTCATCGACCTGCTCCAGGCCGGCCGAAACGCATAA
- a CDS encoding single-stranded DNA-binding protein yields the protein MLNKIILIGRLARDPELRYTPSGTPVAGFTVAVDRPFVDKQGNRGTDFIDVVAWRKLGETCARHLGKGRLVCVEGRLELRSYEDNQGIRRKVAEVIADNVRFLDGPRGLGTPHDQNEQVKSGEGQPYRNEIDFSDDDEPLPF from the coding sequence ATGTTAAACAAAATAATCCTGATCGGGCGTCTGGCCAGGGATCCCGAACTCCGGTACACGCCGAGCGGGACACCGGTGGCCGGGTTCACCGTGGCGGTCGATCGCCCCTTTGTGGACAAACAGGGGAACCGGGGTACCGATTTCATCGACGTGGTGGCCTGGCGCAAACTGGGTGAGACTTGTGCGCGGCATCTGGGCAAGGGGCGGCTTGTGTGTGTGGAGGGGCGCCTGGAGTTGCGGTCGTATGAGGACAACCAGGGTATCCGGCGCAAGGTGGCCGAGGTGATCGCCGATAACGTCCGGTTTCTGGACGGACCGCGAGGTCTGGGCACACCGCACGACCAGAATGAGCAGGTCAAATCAGGTGAAGGACAACCCTACCGGAACGAGATTGATTTTTCCGACGATGACGAACCACTGCCGTTTTAA
- the ychF gene encoding redox-regulated ATPase YchF: MIGLPNAGKTTLFNALTGAGAAVAPYPFCTIEPNAGMVPVPDARLETLARMVRPEKITPASVHFVDIAGLVRGASRGEGLGNRFLAHIREVDAVVHVVRLFTDPQVSHVEGGVDPVRDVQTVDTELCLADLETIARRLDRIEKAARLGDAAHRSEAAVLRRLEAGLNEGLPVRRQLLDAAESEHARGLHLLTARPAVYVANVAESDLGRPPGPALAALFEHARAEGAPVVVLSASFEAELAELEPADKEVFLADAGLTEPSVRALVRAGYNLLDLVTFFTTRRPELRAWTVRRGTTALEAAGKIHTDFARGFIRAEVLSFAEVEKSGDLNAAREQGRIRIEGRDYQVRDGDIIYFRFNVTSTS, from the coding sequence ATCATCGGCCTGCCCAACGCCGGGAAAACCACCCTTTTCAACGCCCTCACCGGAGCCGGGGCGGCAGTCGCGCCCTACCCGTTCTGCACCATTGAGCCCAACGCCGGAATGGTTCCGGTCCCCGATGCCCGCCTGGAGACACTGGCCCGGATGGTTCGTCCGGAAAAGATCACCCCGGCGTCCGTCCACTTCGTGGACATCGCCGGCCTGGTACGGGGCGCTTCCCGCGGGGAAGGACTCGGCAACCGCTTTCTCGCCCACATTCGTGAAGTCGACGCCGTCGTGCACGTGGTCCGCCTGTTTACGGACCCGCAGGTGAGCCACGTCGAGGGCGGAGTGGACCCGGTCCGCGACGTGCAGACGGTGGATACCGAACTTTGCCTGGCGGACCTGGAAACGATCGCCCGCCGCCTGGATCGCATCGAAAAAGCGGCCCGTCTCGGTGACGCGGCCCACCGGTCCGAGGCGGCGGTCCTGCGTCGCCTGGAAGCCGGGCTCAACGAGGGTCTCCCGGTGCGCCGCCAGTTGCTGGATGCCGCGGAGAGCGAGCACGCGCGGGGGCTCCATCTGCTTACGGCCCGCCCGGCGGTCTACGTGGCCAACGTCGCCGAGTCCGACCTCGGCCGCCCCCCAGGCCCCGCGCTAGCCGCCCTTTTCGAACACGCCCGCGCTGAAGGGGCCCCCGTGGTGGTACTTTCAGCCTCTTTTGAGGCCGAACTGGCCGAACTGGAACCAGCCGACAAAGAGGTTTTTCTGGCCGACGCGGGCCTGACGGAACCGTCCGTCCGTGCCCTGGTCCGGGCCGGCTACAACCTTCTCGACCTGGTCACCTTTTTTACTACGCGTCGCCCCGAACTACGGGCCTGGACGGTCAGGCGGGGCACCACGGCGTTGGAGGCGGCCGGAAAGATCCACACCGACTTTGCCCGCGGCTTTATCCGCGCGGAAGTTCTGTCTTTCGCCGAGGTGGAGAAATCCGGTGACCTGAACGCAGCCCGGGAGCAGGGCCGCATTCGGATCGAAGGCCGGGACTATCAGGTTCGGGACGGCGACATCATCTACTTCCGGTTCAACGTCACCAGCACCAGCTAA
- the yyaC gene encoding spore protease YyaC, translated as MNRLPLHKVETDAAQTRIHIDDPHAPARVADNLGRHLENLGTGRPVVLLCIGSDRSTGDSLGPLIGSAVENLDQDFFRVYGTLAQPVHATNLQETLEAINRAYADPFIIAVDACLGRLESVGCVNISKGALRPGAGVKKELPPVGDVHITGVVNVGGFMEFTVLQSTRLNMVMRIADVVCAGLKLLAAEQGRPAVPEPGLHEARVAGTQAI; from the coding sequence ATGAACAGACTACCCCTCCACAAGGTTGAAACCGATGCCGCCCAAACGCGGATTCACATAGACGACCCGCACGCCCCAGCCAGGGTGGCCGATAACCTTGGACGTCACCTCGAGAATCTGGGCACCGGCCGGCCGGTGGTACTGCTGTGCATCGGTTCGGACCGCTCGACCGGCGACAGTCTCGGACCCCTGATCGGTTCCGCCGTGGAAAATCTCGACCAGGATTTTTTCCGGGTGTATGGGACGCTCGCCCAACCAGTTCACGCCACTAACCTGCAGGAAACACTTGAGGCCATCAACCGGGCATATGCCGACCCGTTTATTATCGCGGTGGACGCCTGCCTCGGCAGGCTGGAGAGCGTCGGCTGCGTCAACATCTCCAAGGGTGCCTTAAGACCCGGCGCCGGGGTGAAAAAGGAGCTGCCGCCCGTGGGCGATGTCCACATCACCGGTGTGGTGAATGTCGGCGGTTTCATGGAGTTCACGGTGCTCCAGAGCACCCGGCTCAACATGGTGATGCGCATCGCCGACGTAGTCTGTGCCGGCCTGAAATTGCTGGCGGCCGAACAAGGGCGTCCGGCCGTTCCCGAACCGGGCCTGCACGAGGCCCGAGTTGCCGGAACCCAGGCTATATAA
- the larE gene encoding ATP-dependent sacrificial sulfur transferase LarE — protein sequence MSGNGERVRAIIKKLGGVVVALSGGVDSATVLCLAREVLGERVAAATAVAGIHARADLQRARALAALLGVRHLEFPGGQLADPLFLANSRDRCYRCKSMLFRKLREIACSEGLASIIDGTNASDAREYRPGLQAAAEAGVVSPLLEAGLGKPEVRSLAFSLGLKFWNQPSESCLATRIPYGEPLTPEKLEQIQAGEEFLRALGYTTVRLRHHGALARIEVDPSELPRLATPPHRELVLEKLRTLGFRFVTSDIAGYRTGSYDSDS from the coding sequence GTGTCTGGAAACGGCGAACGTGTCCGCGCCATAATCAAGAAGCTTGGCGGTGTGGTTGTGGCCTTGTCGGGCGGGGTTGATTCAGCGACCGTGCTGTGCCTGGCCCGGGAGGTTCTCGGAGAGCGGGTGGCCGCCGCCACAGCCGTGGCCGGAATCCACGCCCGTGCCGACCTGCAGCGGGCCCGCGCCCTGGCGGCCCTGCTCGGGGTTCGCCACCTCGAATTCCCGGGCGGCCAACTCGCCGACCCTCTTTTTCTGGCCAATTCCCGCGATCGTTGCTACCGCTGCAAGTCCATGCTGTTCCGGAAACTGAGGGAAATTGCCTGCTCCGAAGGCCTCGCCAGTATTATCGACGGAACCAACGCTTCAGATGCGCGTGAATACCGTCCGGGGCTTCAGGCCGCCGCCGAGGCCGGTGTGGTGAGCCCCCTCCTCGAAGCCGGGCTGGGGAAACCGGAGGTCCGCTCCCTGGCCTTCAGCCTGGGCCTGAAGTTCTGGAACCAGCCGTCCGAGAGCTGTCTGGCCACCCGGATTCCTTACGGCGAACCGCTCACGCCGGAGAAACTGGAACAGATTCAGGCCGGCGAAGAATTTCTGCGCGCACTCGGATACACTACGGTACGGCTCCGCCACCACGGAGCGTTGGCCCGGATCGAAGTCGACCCGTCCGAGTTGCCCCGGCTGGCGACCCCGCCTCACCGGGAGTTGGTCCTGGAAAAACTGCGGACCCTCGGCTTTCGTTTCGTCACCTCCGACATCGCCGGTTACCGGACGGGAAGCTACGACAGTGATTCCTGA